One Patescibacteria group bacterium DNA window includes the following coding sequences:
- a CDS encoding site-specific DNA-methyltransferase: MKKNKNLINKIVLGDALEILEKIDKNSIDLVLTDPPYFLDKLDNNWEHKKVANKKNQRVIKSLPSGMKFDRKQGVEFYKWYLEISKRLFKVLKPGGFFFSFSSPRLYHRMASAIDDVGFEIRDCFLWLYTQNQAKAMSLDHFINKLNIKKEEKDKLIEKYNGWKTPQIRSCFEPIVMAQKPTDGTFLKNMIKNNVGLLNTEVRVGDNMFPSNVLAVDNINEIIDKHFLIGKPNKREKGESNGHKTVKPLEICEYIIKLSAFYKDAIVLDPFIGSGTTAVAAKKLGLNYIGIDINPEYIKISKERLGRFKKIKATANKETELFKWPNTQENMFNLIFNQVNVA, from the coding sequence AGATTTGGTATTGACAGACCCGCCATATTTTTTAGACAAATTAGATAATAATTGGGAACATAAGAAAGTCGCCAATAAAAAAAACCAAAGGGTTATTAAATCCCTGCCCTCCGGCATGAAGTTTGACAGAAAACAGGGAGTTGAGTTTTACAAATGGTATTTAGAAATCTCCAAGAGATTGTTCAAAGTTTTAAAGCCTGGCGGTTTTTTCTTTTCATTTTCAAGTCCGAGATTATATCATAGAATGGCAAGCGCGATAGATGATGTTGGTTTTGAGATAAGAGATTGTTTTTTATGGCTATATACGCAAAACCAAGCCAAAGCAATGAGTTTAGACCATTTTATAAATAAATTAAACATAAAAAAAGAGGAGAAGGACAAGCTAATAGAAAAGTATAATGGTTGGAAAACCCCCCAAATAAGATCTTGTTTTGAACCGATTGTTATGGCCCAAAAACCAACAGATGGAACCTTTTTAAAAAATATGATTAAAAATAATGTAGGGCTGTTAAATACAGAAGTTAGAGTGGGAGATAATATGTTTCCGTCCAACGTATTAGCTGTTGATAATATAAATGAAATTATTGACAAGCATTTTCTAATCGGCAAGCCAAATAAGCGGGAAAAAGGGGAGAGCAATGGCCACAAAACCGTAAAGCCCCTTGAAATTTGCGAGTATATAATAAAACTGTCCGCGTTTTACAAGGACGCAATTGTTTTAGACCCCTTTATTGGCAGTGGCACAACCGCAGTAGCCGCCAAAAAATTGGGTTTAAACTATATCGGAATAGATATAAATCCAGAGTATATTAAAATATCTAAAGAAAGATTGGGCAGATTCAAAAAAATAAAAGCCACTGCCAATAAAGAAACAGAATTATTTAAATGGCCAAATACGCAAGAAAATATGTTCAACCTTATTTTCAATCAAGTGAA